A single genomic interval of Schistocerca americana isolate TAMUIC-IGC-003095 chromosome 2, iqSchAmer2.1, whole genome shotgun sequence harbors:
- the LOC124594013 gene encoding cuticle protein-like translates to MVACKLIVLVAFVAVARAGYLGAPAVYAPGAPIAARAYAAPVAYAAPESRDGDVVQGSYSLVEPDGSVRVVDYTADPVNGFNAVVHKEAGAHPAPVVAKVAAPVAYAAPAFAKVAAPLAYAAPAYGKAILAPTTPVRGYITGAEPAKRQFSTPHGKKLIDMACKLIVLAAFVAVARAGYLGAPAVYAPGAPIAARAYTAPVAYAAPALRAAPVAYAAPAVRAAPVAVAAPAAVAAEYDPNPQYSYAYSVQDALTGDSKNQQESRSGDVVQGSYSLVEPDGSIRTVDYTADPVNGFNAVVHREAAAHPAPVVAKVAAPVAYAAPAIAKVAAPLAYAAPAYGKAILG, encoded by the exons CTGATCGTCCTCGTCGCCTTCGTGGCTGTGGCCCGCGCCGGCTACTTGGGTGCCCCCGCAGTCTACGCCCCTGGCGCCCCCATCGCTGCCCGCGCCTACGCCGCCCCTGTGGCGTACGCCGCCCCC GAGAGCCGTGACGGAGACGTCGTCCAGGGCAGCTACAGCCTGGTCGAGCCCGACGGTTCCGTCCGCGTCGTAGACTACACCGCCGACCCCGTGAACGGCTTCAACGCCGTCGTACACAAGGAGGCTGGTGCTCACCCCGCCCCCGTCGTCGCCAAGGTGGCCGCTCCcgtcgcctacgccgcccccgccttCGCCAAGGTGGCCGCCCCCctcgcctacgccgcccccgcctacGGCAAGGCCATCCTGG CGCCCACCACGCCCGTCCGTGGGTATATAACAGGTGCCGAGCCGGCCAAACGCCAGTTCTCCACTCCTCACGGCAAGAAGCTCATCGACATGGCCTGCAAG CTGATCGTCCTCGCCGCCTTCGTGGCTGTGGCCCGCGCCGGCTACCTGGGTGCCCCCGCAGTCTACGCCCCCGGCGCCCCCATCGCCGCCCGCGCCTACACCGCCCCGGTGGCGTACGCCGCCCCAGCCCTTCGTGCTGCCCCTGTGGCATACGCCGCCCCCGCCGTGAGAGCCGCCCCCGTCGcagtcgccgcccccgccgccgtggCCGCTGAGTACGACCCCAACCCCCAGTACAGCTACGCCTACAGCGTGCAGGACGCCCTCACCGGTGACTCCAAGAACCAGCAGGAGAGCCGCAGCGGAGACGTCGTCCAGGGCAGCTACAGCCTGGTCGAGCCCGACGGTTCCATCCGCACCGTCGACTACACCGCCGACCCCGTCAACGGCTTCAACGCCGTCGTGCACAGGGAGGCCGCTGCCCACCCCGCCCCCGTCGTCGCCAAGGTGGCCGCCCCcgtcgcctacgccgcccccgccatcgCTAAGGTGGCCGCCCCCctcgcctacgccgcccccgcctatGGCAAGGCCATCCTGGGTTAA